The Anaerolineae bacterium DNA segment ATCAGGCTAACATTATCATCGTCGGCGGCGATGTCACTGGCAAAGCTATGATTCCTATCATCCATCAGGGCAAGGGCCGCTACGAAGGCTACCTGTTCAATGTGAAGGAGGAACCATCCACCCCAGAGGAGCTGGAGCGTTTCAAACAGCGCATCAGCAACGTGGGGTTCTACCCGATTGTGCTTGAGAAGGACGAGGCAGAGGACCTGGAAGCGCATCCAGATAAGATGGCCCGCCGCTTCGAGCATGAAATGGTGGTTCGGGTGCGAGAATGGCTCACAGAATATGAGGAAAAACTAGTGCCCAAGGGCATTACCCTCTATTTTATGCCTGGTAATGACGACCCCTATGTAATCGACTCTGTAATTGCGGAATTCCAGCACGTGCGCAACCCGGACGGCCAGGTGTTCTGGCTGGACGAGCACCATGAGTTCGCCGGCATCTCCAACGCCAATATGACCCCCTGGAAATGCGCTCGAGACGTCGAGGAAGATGTCCTGGCAGAGCGGCTGGAGAAGCTCGCCAGTCAGCTCTCCCACCCCGAACGGGCGGTACTGGCCATCCATGTGCCGCCATATGATTCCCAGATTGACGTCTGCCCCGAGTTGGACGAAAACCTGAAAATCAAGACCATGGGCGGCCAGGTACTCATGAAACCCGTCGGCAGTACCTCGGTGCGCAAATTCATCGAAACAGTACAGCCCATGCTCACCTTGCACGGGCACATTCATGAAGCCGCCGGCCACATCCGCATTGGGCGCACGTTGGCGATTAATCCCGGCAGTGAATACGCTGAGGGCATTATGAAGGCTGCCATCATCAACCTTGAGCCTGAGCGCGTGAAAGGCCATATGCTGATATCCGGCTGAGGCGCGCGCTATTCCTGCCGAACCGCGGAGGAACATATGAGCAAATATGGTGCAATCCAGCAAGATTTTTACGAAGAGCGTACCCGTATCCTGAACGCCCTCCAGGAGAAAGAGAACGCCCACATCATCATGCGACTGGTAGGGGCACTGGCCTT contains these protein-coding regions:
- a CDS encoding metallophosphoesterase — protein: MIPIIHQGKGRYEGYLFNVKEEPSTPEELERFKQRISNVGFYPIVLEKDEAEDLEAHPDKMARRFEHEMVVRVREWLTEYEEKLVPKGITLYFMPGNDDPYVIDSVIAEFQHVRNPDGQVFWLDEHHEFAGISNANMTPWKCARDVEEDVLAERLEKLASQLSHPERAVLAIHVPPYDSQIDVCPELDENLKIKTMGGQVLMKPVGSTSVRKFIETVQPMLTLHGHIHEAAGHIRIGRTLAINPGSEYAEGIMKAAIINLEPERVKGHMLISG